The following are encoded together in the Bacteroidales bacterium MB20-C3-3 genome:
- a CDS encoding SDR family oxidoreductase, which yields MKQSLKDKVVVITGASSGIGLAAAKAFAAEGSKLAVAARNIEKLNKLKEELSQNEIICIKTDVTVEEECQNLIEQTITKYGRIDILINNAGISMRAMFKDLDLSVIKNLMDVNFWGTVYCTKYALPWILETRGSVVGVISIAGFKGLPARTGYSASKFAVYGFLDTLRIEHLKENLHVMIFAPGFTASSIREKALVADGTQQGSTPRDEGKMMSAEECAQHLVKGIKKRKSQVILTFIGRLTVNLNKFFPRLVDRLEYSFMKKEPDSPLK from the coding sequence ATGAAACAATCTCTAAAAGACAAGGTTGTTGTAATAACAGGTGCAAGTTCCGGTATTGGACTGGCGGCGGCAAAGGCTTTTGCCGCCGAAGGTTCAAAGCTGGCTGTTGCAGCCAGAAATATTGAAAAACTAAATAAGCTCAAGGAAGAACTCTCTCAAAATGAAATTATTTGTATTAAGACAGATGTTACTGTTGAGGAGGAGTGTCAAAATCTCATTGAACAGACCATCACTAAATACGGAAGAATAGATATTCTGATTAATAACGCAGGAATATCAATGAGAGCAATGTTCAAAGATCTTGATCTCTCCGTAATCAAAAATCTTATGGATGTGAATTTCTGGGGAACTGTCTATTGCACAAAATATGCACTCCCATGGATTCTTGAAACCAGGGGCTCTGTAGTTGGAGTTATCTCTATTGCAGGCTTTAAAGGTCTCCCGGCGAGAACAGGATACTCAGCTTCAAAATTTGCTGTATACGGATTTCTTGACACACTAAGAATTGAACATTTGAAAGAGAATCTCCATGTAATGATATTTGCCCCCGGCTTCACAGCCTCATCAATCAGAGAAAAGGCTCTGGTGGCAGACGGGACTCAACAGGGATCAACACCGAGAGATGAAGGCAAAATGATGTCGGCAGAAGAGTGTGCTCAGCATCTTGTCAAAGGGATAAAAAAGAGAAAGTCTCAGGTAATCCTCACATTTATAGGAAGATTGACAGTTAATCTTAATAAATTTTTCCCAAGATTGGTTGACAGACTGGAGTACTCATTTATGAAAAAAGAGCCGGACTCACCCCTAAAGTGA
- a CDS encoding DUF2806 domain-containing protein has protein sequence MDIKDLTGLSEPLKKLIEVISQGIGAVGKPYLIRKTADAKAYEIKVISQAIRDNQQDLKEIGFNDEKLSLMSLDSNSIQKELSIEERTQQRIDFKEQKRQKNIESITQKAVENLESETTVSEEPVDEDWTTRFFNYAEDISNEEMQVLWGRILAGEIKKPRSYSLRTLEILRNLSKEEAQVFMKFASLSIKSSGVSFILNFKDEKILEEKYKLKFNERLLLEELGFITANDLQFKIGKTENSSRQIVFIIGNICVIQNKLENKAEQQLQVLVFTKIGQELLSLVNFAPQLDYIQLLTTKLNRMNGSVQYGQILQYLPTGQIRHTPLMDVPLTEIEQENKKRENEEKK, from the coding sequence ATGGATATAAAAGATTTAACCGGACTTAGCGAACCCTTGAAAAAATTAATAGAAGTGATTTCTCAAGGGATTGGGGCTGTTGGCAAACCCTATCTAATTCGCAAAACTGCTGATGCAAAAGCATATGAGATAAAAGTTATTTCTCAAGCAATTCGTGACAATCAGCAGGATTTAAAAGAGATTGGATTTAACGATGAAAAATTAAGTTTAATGTCTTTAGATAGTAATTCAATACAGAAAGAGTTGTCTATCGAAGAAAGAACACAGCAAAGAATTGATTTCAAAGAACAAAAGCGACAAAAAAATATTGAGAGCATAACTCAAAAAGCTGTTGAAAACTTAGAATCAGAAACAACGGTATCTGAAGAACCTGTTGATGAAGATTGGACAACAAGGTTTTTTAATTATGCTGAAGACATTTCAAATGAAGAAATGCAAGTTTTATGGGGCAGAATACTAGCAGGAGAGATTAAAAAGCCAAGGTCTTATTCATTAAGAACTTTAGAAATTCTGAGAAACTTATCAAAAGAAGAGGCTCAAGTTTTTATGAAATTTGCCTCATTAAGCATTAAGTCAAGTGGAGTTTCCTTTATCCTTAACTTTAAAGATGAAAAAATCCTTGAGGAAAAATATAAGTTGAAATTTAATGAAAGATTATTATTAGAAGAATTGGGTTTTATTACAGCTAATGATTTACAATTCAAAATCGGAAAAACTGAGAATTCATCTAGACAAATAGTTTTTATTATTGGTAATATTTGTGTTATACAAAACAAACTCGAAAATAAGGCAGAACAACAATTACAAGTTTTAGTTTTCACAAAAATTGGACAAGAACTTTTGAGTTTAGTGAATTTTGCACCTCAATTAGATTACATACAATTACTTACGACTAAACTTAATCGAATGAATGGTTCAGTTCAATATGGTCAGATTTTGCAATATCTTCCAACTGGACAAATAAGACACACGCCTCTCATGGATGTGCCATTGACAGAAATTGAACAAGAAAATAAA
- a CDS encoding MFS transporter, which produces MTNKMNEKKKIFGLEKNAFFTGLTSFFTDTSTKMVYSVMPLFLLSIGASKTTISLIEGIAESTASLLKAISGYWSDKIGKNKPFMIIGYGITAIITPLYALARIPIQILFFRFFERIGKGLRAAPRDSLISGSIKKNEAGKTFGFQKAMDNSGAIVGPLIAFLLLSIFPLNYSYIFLLATIPAILGVLTIIIFIKEAKAEKNETTNKISLKLLPKKFYFFLIIIFVFTLGNSADALLLVKTSETGIDKSYIPFVYMIFNTVSVLLAIPIGKLSDRIGREKLIILGFIVYAIVYYFFGRFNSINVFIFLFMLYGFYSALTDGSQKAMISDIVSKDLIGTGFGIYHAVLGITLLPASLIAGLLYDKVNSNAPFYFGSIMALIATILMIIFTVLDKKKEKINVA; this is translated from the coding sequence ATGACTAATAAAATGAATGAAAAGAAAAAAATATTTGGATTAGAGAAAAATGCTTTTTTCACCGGATTAACAAGTTTTTTCACAGACACATCTACCAAAATGGTATATAGTGTGATGCCACTATTCCTATTGTCGATAGGAGCATCAAAAACAACTATCTCCTTAATTGAAGGGATTGCAGAAAGTACGGCATCATTATTAAAAGCAATTTCGGGGTACTGGAGTGATAAGATTGGTAAAAACAAGCCATTCATGATTATCGGATATGGTATTACAGCCATTATAACACCTTTATATGCATTAGCAAGAATACCAATTCAGATTTTATTTTTTCGGTTTTTTGAACGCATAGGAAAAGGTTTAAGAGCGGCACCACGAGATAGCCTTATAAGTGGCTCTATTAAAAAAAATGAAGCTGGTAAAACTTTTGGGTTTCAGAAAGCAATGGATAATAGTGGGGCTATTGTTGGTCCTTTGATTGCTTTCTTATTGTTATCTATTTTTCCATTAAATTATTCTTACATATTTTTATTAGCAACCATTCCAGCAATTCTTGGTGTATTAACGATTATTATTTTCATAAAAGAAGCAAAGGCAGAAAAAAATGAAACCACCAATAAGATTTCATTAAAACTTTTACCCAAAAAGTTTTATTTCTTTCTTATTATAATTTTCGTGTTTACTCTTGGTAATTCAGCAGATGCATTATTGCTTGTAAAAACAAGCGAAACAGGTATAGATAAATCATACATTCCTTTTGTATATATGATATTTAATACAGTATCTGTTTTGCTGGCCATACCGATTGGAAAATTATCGGATAGAATTGGTCGTGAAAAATTGATTATTCTGGGTTTTATAGTATATGCAATTGTTTATTATTTTTTCGGTAGGTTTAATAGTATAAATGTTTTTATTTTCTTGTTTATGCTGTATGGATTTTACAGTGCATTGACTGATGGTAGCCAGAAAGCAATGATTTCTGATATTGTTAGTAAAGACTTAATAGGGACGGGATTTGGAATTTATCATGCTGTACTTGGAATTACTTTATTACCTGCGAGTTTAATTGCAGGATTATTGTATGATAAGGTTAATTCAAATGCGCCATTTTATTTTGGTTCTATAATGGCATTAATTGCTACTATACTAATGATAATATTTACAGTTTTAGACAAGAAAAAAGAAAAAATTAACGTTGCCTAA
- a CDS encoding pyridoxal phosphate-dependent aminotransferase family protein — protein sequence MDIFDRIKNDEGGPLGQYRKKAHGYFMFPKLEGQIQPKMTFNGKEVLAWTFNNYLGLANHPEVRKADADAAAKWGLGYPMGARMMSGQTALHEQLERELAEFELKEDAYLFNFGYQGMVSTIDALVNRHDIIVYDSEAHACIMDGVRLHMGQRIVYPHNDIEKCEKALARATKLTEETGGGILLITEGVYGMTGDLGILDKIVELKKKYNFRILIDDAHGFGVMGDNGRGTSEYYGVIDEIDLYFGAFAKSMASIGGFVAGDKQIINYLRYNLRSQIYAKSLPMPLVEGNLKRLDMIRSMPELREKLWTITRALQKGLRERGFDIGKAEACVTPVFLQGNVAEATNILIDLRENHKIFCSVVVYPVVPKGVIMFRIIPTAMHSLEDVEYTLNAFGQIGENLKKGAYKAEEMQDKSTEAVV from the coding sequence ATGGACATTTTTGACAGAATAAAAAACGACGAGGGAGGACCACTCGGCCAATACAGAAAAAAAGCTCACGGATATTTTATGTTCCCAAAGCTTGAGGGTCAGATACAACCAAAGATGACTTTCAACGGAAAAGAGGTTCTTGCCTGGACATTCAATAACTACCTTGGCCTGGCAAACCATCCTGAAGTTCGCAAAGCCGATGCAGATGCTGCTGCTAAGTGGGGCCTGGGTTACCCAATGGGCGCCAGAATGATGTCAGGACAGACAGCACTTCATGAGCAACTTGAAAGAGAACTTGCCGAATTTGAATTAAAAGAGGACGCTTACCTCTTCAACTTTGGCTATCAGGGAATGGTATCCACAATTGATGCACTGGTCAACAGACACGATATTATTGTTTACGACTCAGAGGCTCATGCCTGTATTATGGATGGCGTCAGACTTCACATGGGTCAGAGAATTGTATACCCTCACAACGATATTGAAAAGTGTGAAAAGGCACTTGCAAGAGCCACCAAACTTACAGAGGAGACAGGTGGAGGAATCCTTCTAATCACAGAGGGAGTTTACGGGATGACCGGAGACCTGGGTATTCTTGACAAGATAGTTGAACTCAAGAAAAAGTACAATTTCCGGATTCTTATTGATGATGCTCATGGATTTGGAGTAATGGGGGATAACGGAAGAGGAACCTCTGAATACTATGGAGTTATAGATGAAATTGATCTCTATTTTGGAGCCTTTGCAAAATCAATGGCATCAATCGGAGGTTTTGTTGCAGGGGACAAACAGATTATCAATTATCTAAGATATAACCTCCGTTCTCAGATTTACGCAAAATCATTACCTATGCCACTTGTAGAGGGAAACCTCAAGAGACTGGATATGATTCGCTCAATGCCTGAATTGAGAGAGAAACTCTGGACAATTACAAGAGCTCTACAAAAAGGGCTAAGAGAGAGAGGGTTTGATATTGGAAAAGCAGAGGCTTGCGTTACACCTGTATTTCTTCAGGGAAATGTTGCCGAAGCAACAAATATACTTATCGACTTAAGGGAAAACCACAAAATCTTCTGTTCAGTAGTTGTATATCCTGTAGTGCCTAAGGGAGTTATTATGTTCAGAATCATCCCTACCGCTATGCACTCACTTGAGGATGTTGAGTACACTTTAAATGCCTTTGGACAGATTGGAGAGAACCTTAAAAAAGGTGCATATAAAGCAGAAGAGATGCAGGACAAATCTACAGAAGCTGTAGTCTGA
- a CDS encoding peptidoglycan DD-metalloendopeptidase family protein gives MTPSKIVATALIFATILLPNISRASSERRVLSSVPIDVPSFRIKFPEVISLYDHPLFKPELPKQIPEILDFIRMVEFDDAPEEYDIWSDTKVNPYQVDLKDMKDTIRIDLSGFSHPGSRHITSDFGFRKWRFHYGIDLKVDKGDSVAAAFDGVVRITKRARDYGYYVLLRHFNGLETLYAHLSKILVNPGDTVKSGHTIGLGGSTGRSTGNHLHFETRYLGNPINPNHLVDFSKYTIHNNILLLNAKHFEYKKEIEKIRYWTIRKGDTLGRIAMRTGVSISKLCSLNGIKRTTILRIGRRLRYT, from the coding sequence TTGACGCCTAGCAAGATAGTGGCAACTGCATTAATATTTGCCACTATTCTTTTACCAAATATTTCAAGAGCATCTTCTGAAAGAAGGGTTCTCTCCTCGGTACCCATTGATGTTCCGTCATTCCGGATTAAATTTCCTGAAGTTATCTCTCTGTATGACCATCCGCTATTTAAACCGGAACTCCCAAAACAGATTCCTGAAATTCTGGACTTCATCAGAATGGTTGAATTTGATGATGCACCGGAGGAGTATGATATATGGAGTGACACAAAGGTAAATCCCTATCAGGTAGACCTCAAGGATATGAAAGACACCATCAGAATTGATCTGAGTGGATTTTCACATCCGGGATCCAGGCATATAACATCTGATTTTGGATTCAGAAAATGGCGGTTTCACTACGGAATTGACCTTAAAGTTGACAAGGGAGACAGCGTTGCGGCAGCGTTTGACGGAGTTGTAAGAATTACAAAAAGAGCAAGAGATTATGGTTATTATGTTCTGTTGAGACACTTCAACGGATTGGAAACTCTTTACGCCCACCTCAGCAAAATCCTGGTTAACCCGGGAGATACTGTTAAGTCCGGCCATACGATAGGACTTGGTGGAAGCACAGGAAGATCTACCGGAAACCACCTCCATTTTGAGACCAGGTACCTTGGCAATCCAATTAATCCAAACCACCTTGTAGATTTTAGCAAATATACTATTCACAATAACATCCTTCTCCTCAATGCCAAGCATTTTGAATACAAAAAAGAGATTGAGAAAATCAGATACTGGACAATTCGGAAAGGTGATACATTAGGAAGGATTGCTATGAGAACCGGAGTATCAATCAGCAAACTTTGCTCGCTTAACGGAATTAAGAGAACAACAATTCTAAGAATTGGAAGAAGACTAAGATATACCTAA
- a CDS encoding D-2-hydroxyacid dehydrogenase, whose protein sequence is MKIVFLDSSTLGEGVDYSIIERVGELTLYPHTSTSEIPSRVSAAEVVIVNKVKMFREQIDAAPKLKLICVAATGTNNVDSEYAASKGILVKNVVGYSTESVVQITFGAILALVNHTIYFDNQVKSGEYSKSLHFTDTGRSFSEISGKNFGIIGMGNIGKRVAEIATAFGANVMYYSTAGKSHCKKYPAVSLEELLTKCDIVSIHAPLNEKTSNLISMKEIKLMKPDAILVNMGRGGIVNEADLAKAIDYGLLGGAASDVYEQEPIPVNHPYLKVLKRERLILTPHIGWSGESAKKRLLEGIAANIESYLQSRSL, encoded by the coding sequence ATGAAAATTGTATTTCTAGATTCTTCAACTTTAGGTGAGGGAGTGGATTATTCTATAATTGAAAGAGTGGGGGAGTTAACTCTCTATCCTCACACATCAACCTCAGAGATTCCGTCAAGAGTCTCTGCTGCAGAGGTTGTTATTGTGAACAAAGTTAAAATGTTCAGGGAGCAGATTGATGCTGCTCCTAAGCTAAAGCTTATATGTGTGGCAGCTACCGGTACAAATAATGTGGATAGTGAATATGCTGCTTCAAAGGGTATTTTAGTTAAAAATGTTGTTGGATATTCAACTGAAAGTGTTGTTCAGATTACATTCGGAGCAATACTTGCCCTGGTAAATCATACTATCTATTTTGATAATCAGGTAAAGAGCGGAGAGTACTCAAAGAGCCTCCATTTTACTGATACAGGAAGGTCTTTTTCTGAAATCTCCGGGAAAAATTTTGGAATAATTGGAATGGGTAATATTGGAAAACGGGTAGCTGAAATAGCAACAGCCTTTGGTGCAAATGTTATGTATTACTCAACTGCGGGAAAGTCTCACTGTAAAAAATATCCAGCTGTATCTCTGGAAGAGCTGCTGACAAAATGTGATATTGTATCCATTCATGCTCCGCTAAACGAGAAAACAAGTAACCTTATTTCAATGAAGGAGATTAAGCTTATGAAGCCTGATGCTATTCTTGTAAATATGGGCAGAGGGGGTATTGTAAACGAGGCAGACCTGGCCAAGGCTATTGATTATGGCCTGCTTGGAGGTGCTGCATCTGATGTTTATGAGCAGGAGCCTATTCCTGTTAATCACCCATATCTTAAGGTCTTGAAAAGGGAGAGACTAATTCTAACTCCCCATATAGGGTGGTCTGGTGAAAGTGCAAAAAAAAGGCTGCTTGAGGGAATTGCAGCCAATATTGAGTCATATCTTCAGAGCCGGTCACTTTAG